The following proteins are encoded in a genomic region of Opitutus sp.:
- a CDS encoding IS21 family transposase: protein MIDYELYCRIKQAEAAGHSAPQIARSLQLHVQTVRRWQAQEKYVRSQAAQVPRPSKLDVHKPAIARWLEAHPFTAMQLWQKVRERGYTGGYSILKDYVRRVRPRNLEAFLTLKFAPGQTAQVDWGSFGAVEVDGTRRALSFFVMVLGYSRFLHVEFTLGQGQEWWLGCHRRAFEKLGGVPREVMVDNCKTAVLSHVPGTDPVYNAQYLDFARHYGFTIKACGPGHPQSKGMVENAVGYVKKSFLGGRQMNGFTELGPAASLWLETVANVRVHAETQGRPVDRLPEERAALLPLNPVASPAVRTLSVRASRRCRVSIETNRYSVPTKFAGALLTAQIEGAQVRFYADRTLVAEHARSFARRADVENPEHVRELEERKRQGARQRLRLRFLELSPAAPAYQRGLEERRLNAGHHLATIVGLVALYGTEAVGRAIESAHELGAYSSDYILNLLEQRARALPQAGPIHLTRADALAALELELRPPDLSPYTQ from the coding sequence GTGATCGATTACGAACTGTATTGCCGGATAAAACAGGCGGAGGCGGCCGGTCACAGTGCGCCGCAAATCGCCCGCTCGCTCCAGTTGCACGTGCAGACGGTGAGGCGCTGGCAGGCGCAGGAAAAGTACGTGCGCAGCCAGGCCGCGCAGGTGCCTAGGCCAAGCAAGCTCGACGTGCACAAGCCGGCGATCGCGCGCTGGCTGGAGGCCCATCCGTTCACCGCCATGCAGCTCTGGCAAAAGGTGCGCGAGCGGGGGTACACGGGCGGGTATTCAATTTTGAAAGACTACGTGCGGCGGGTGCGGCCGAGGAACCTGGAGGCGTTTCTTACCCTCAAGTTTGCCCCCGGCCAGACCGCGCAGGTGGACTGGGGCAGTTTTGGCGCGGTGGAGGTGGACGGCACCCGGCGGGCTTTAAGTTTTTTCGTCATGGTTTTGGGGTACAGCCGGTTCCTGCATGTGGAATTTACCCTCGGGCAGGGCCAGGAGTGGTGGCTGGGCTGTCACCGGCGCGCCTTTGAAAAACTCGGCGGGGTGCCGCGCGAGGTGATGGTGGACAACTGCAAGACGGCCGTCCTCTCGCATGTGCCCGGGACCGACCCGGTGTACAACGCCCAGTACCTGGACTTTGCCCGGCACTACGGGTTTACGATAAAAGCGTGCGGGCCGGGGCATCCGCAGTCCAAGGGCATGGTGGAAAACGCGGTGGGTTACGTGAAAAAAAGCTTCCTTGGCGGGCGGCAGATGAACGGGTTTACCGAGCTGGGGCCGGCCGCCAGCTTGTGGCTGGAAACGGTGGCCAACGTGCGCGTTCACGCTGAAACCCAGGGCCGGCCGGTGGACCGGCTGCCCGAGGAGCGCGCTGCGCTCCTGCCGCTTAACCCGGTGGCCAGTCCGGCGGTGCGCACCTTAAGCGTGCGGGCGTCGCGGCGGTGCCGGGTGAGTATCGAAACGAACCGCTACTCGGTGCCCACGAAGTTTGCCGGGGCGCTACTCACCGCGCAGATCGAGGGGGCGCAGGTGAGGTTTTATGCGGACCGCACCCTGGTGGCCGAGCATGCCCGCAGTTTTGCCCGCCGCGCCGATGTGGAAAACCCCGAGCATGTGCGCGAACTCGAGGAGCGCAAACGGCAGGGGGCGCGGCAGCGCCTGCGGCTACGGTTTTTGGAACTGAGCCCGGCGGCACCCGCCTACCAACGGGGGCTGGAGGAGCGCCGGCTCAACGCGGGACACCACCTGGCGACTATCGTGGGTTTGGTGGCCCTGTATGGAACGGAGGCAGTCGGCCGGGCGATCGAAAGCGCCCATGAACTCGGCGCCTACTCCAGCGATTACATCCTCAACTTGCTCGAACAACGCGCGCGGGCCTTGCCGCAAGCCGGGCCGATCCACCTCACCCGCGCCGACGCGTTGGCCGCACTGGAACTCGAACTGCGTCCCCCGGATTTAAGCCCCTATACCCAATGA
- a CDS encoding IS21 family transposase, with amino-acid sequence MIDYELYCRIKQAEAAGHSAPQIARSLQLHVQTVRRWQAQEKYVRSQAAQVPRPSKLDVHKPAIARWLEAHPFTAMQLWQKVRERGYTGGYSILKDYVRRVRPRNLEAFLTLKFAPGQTAQVDWGSFGAVEVDGTRRALSFFVMVLGYSRFLHVEFTLGQGQEWWLGCHRRAFEKLGGVPREVMVDNCKTAVLSHVPGTDPVYNAQYLDFARHYGFTIKACGPGHPQSKGMVENAVGYVKKSFLGGRQMNGFTELGPAASLWLETVANVRVHAETQGRPVDRLPEERAALLPLNPVASPAVRTLSVRASRRCRVSIETNRYSVPTKFAGALLTAQIEGAQVRFYADRTLVAEHARSFARRADVENPEHVRELEERKRQGARQRLRLRFLELSPAAPAYQRGLEERRLNAGHHLATIVGLVALYGTDAVGRAIESAHELGAYSSDYILNLLEQRARALPQAGPIHLTRADALAALELELRPPDLSPYTQ; translated from the coding sequence GTGATCGATTACGAACTGTATTGCCGGATAAAACAGGCGGAGGCGGCCGGTCACAGTGCGCCGCAAATCGCCCGCTCGCTCCAGTTGCACGTGCAGACGGTGAGGCGCTGGCAGGCGCAGGAAAAGTACGTGCGCAGCCAGGCCGCGCAGGTGCCTAGGCCAAGCAAGCTCGACGTGCACAAGCCGGCGATCGCGCGCTGGCTGGAGGCCCATCCGTTCACCGCCATGCAGCTCTGGCAAAAGGTGCGCGAGCGGGGGTACACGGGCGGGTATTCAATTTTGAAAGACTACGTGCGGCGGGTGCGGCCGAGGAACCTGGAGGCGTTTCTTACCCTCAAGTTTGCCCCCGGCCAGACCGCGCAGGTGGACTGGGGCAGTTTTGGCGCGGTGGAGGTGGACGGCACCCGGCGGGCTTTAAGTTTTTTCGTCATGGTTTTGGGGTACAGCCGGTTCCTGCATGTGGAATTTACCCTCGGGCAGGGCCAGGAGTGGTGGCTGGGCTGTCACCGGCGCGCCTTTGAAAAACTCGGCGGGGTGCCGCGCGAGGTGATGGTGGACAACTGCAAGACGGCCGTCCTCTCGCATGTGCCCGGGACCGACCCGGTGTACAACGCCCAGTACCTGGACTTTGCCCGGCACTACGGGTTTACGATAAAAGCGTGCGGGCCGGGGCATCCGCAGTCCAAGGGCATGGTGGAAAACGCGGTGGGTTACGTGAAAAAAAGCTTCCTTGGCGGGCGGCAGATGAACGGGTTTACCGAGCTGGGGCCGGCCGCCAGCTTGTGGCTGGAAACGGTGGCCAACGTGCGCGTTCACGCTGAAACCCAGGGCCGGCCGGTGGACCGGCTGCCCGAGGAGCGCGCTGCGCTCCTGCCGCTTAACCCGGTGGCCAGTCCGGCGGTGCGCACCTTAAGCGTGCGGGCGTCGCGGCGGTGCCGGGTGAGTATCGAAACGAACCGCTACTCGGTGCCCACGAAGTTTGCCGGGGCGCTACTCACCGCGCAGATCGAGGGGGCGCAGGTGAGGTTTTATGCGGACCGCACCCTGGTGGCCGAGCATGCCCGCAGTTTTGCCCGCCGCGCCGATGTGGAAAACCCCGAGCATGTGCGCGAACTCGAGGAGCGCAAACGGCAGGGGGCGCGGCAGCGCCTGCGGCTACGGTTTTTGGAACTGAGCCCGGCGGCACCCGCCTACCAACGGGGGCTGGAGGAGCGCCGGCTCAACGCGGGACACCACCTGGCGACTATCGTGGGTTTGGTGGCCCTGTATGGAACGGATGCAGTCGGCCGGGCGATCGAAAGCGCCCATGAACTCGGCGCCTACTCCAGCGATTACATCCTCAACTTGCTCGAACAACGCGCGCGGGCCTTGCCGCAAGCCGGGCCGATCCACCTCACCCGCGCCGACGCGTTGGCCGCACTGGAACTCGAACTACGGCCCCCGGATTTAAGCCCCTATACCCAATGA
- a CDS encoding ATP-binding protein, giving the protein MKTEPEKPDLLKDQLKYLKLGYLLRHHGELTAEAAKARCSHAEFLRRLVQAETQDRQIRALERRIQAARFPVKKTVDQFQWDWPKELNEAQVRHLFELGFVKERTNVVFCGGVGLGKTHLASALGYAACQAGYTVLFTTAVDAINALVTAQSLHRLQAELKRYMTPAVLVLDEVGYLPLDKSGADLLFQIVSQRYERGSLIVTTNKAYKHWAGIFNNDAGITAAILDRLLHRAQTVVIEGKSYRMKDRLADEPAS; this is encoded by the coding sequence ATGAAAACAGAACCCGAAAAACCCGATTTATTAAAAGACCAGCTCAAGTATCTGAAACTCGGTTACCTGTTGCGTCACCACGGCGAACTGACCGCCGAGGCGGCCAAGGCGCGCTGTTCGCACGCCGAATTTTTACGCCGACTGGTGCAGGCCGAGACCCAGGATCGCCAGATCCGGGCGCTGGAGCGGCGCATCCAGGCAGCGCGCTTCCCGGTCAAGAAAACCGTCGACCAGTTCCAGTGGGACTGGCCCAAGGAGTTGAACGAAGCGCAGGTACGCCACCTCTTCGAACTGGGCTTTGTGAAGGAGCGCACCAACGTGGTGTTTTGCGGTGGTGTGGGGCTCGGTAAAACACACCTCGCGAGCGCGTTGGGCTACGCGGCCTGCCAGGCGGGTTACACGGTGCTGTTTACGACGGCGGTGGACGCGATCAACGCCCTGGTCACCGCCCAGTCCCTGCACCGGTTGCAAGCCGAGTTGAAGCGTTACATGACCCCTGCGGTGCTCGTGCTCGATGAGGTCGGCTACCTGCCGCTCGACAAGTCGGGGGCCGACCTGCTCTTCCAGATCGTCAGCCAACGCTACGAACGCGGCTCGCTGATCGTCACCACCAACAAGGCCTACAAACACTGGGCAGGGATCTTTAACAACGACGCTGGCATCACCGCGGCGATCCTGGACCGCCTGCTGCACCGGGCCCAGACCGTCGTCATCGAGGGCAAATCCTACCGCATGAAAGACCGCCTGGCCGACGAACCTGCAAGCTGA
- the hemG gene encoding protoporphyrinogen oxidase: protein MRLRQAPTTKAQNPVSLRGRFSVSTQLNVGTSSSQLPVAILGGGITGLAAAHRLARQGRAFRLFDAAPRLGGNIRSERAGDWLLEAGPNSLQLTPALAALCAELGLNPLIASPAAKNRYLVRNGRVLAAPASAPGFVKTPLFSARAKIRLFGDLFLRPRQRPADVCLADFVAEHFGTELVDYGLRAFVAGVYAGDASQLSARLSFPSLWEAERSHGSIIRGMIASAKAKKARGEARGPTPLISFPEGLEALPLALAARLPSGSVALQARVTALVPDTEPAKTWTVHWTSPDQASHCETFASVILALPAAALAALLIGAAGALATRPLAGLEPITYPPVSSLFLGYRREQVRHPLDGFGMLIPPAEKRDVLGVLFNSTLFPGRAPNGHVGITVMTGGALRPEMALVDDQTLLARVSTELGSLLGVSGAPVFMRRNVWPKAIPQYNLGYERFLDQIIGVETAHPGLLIGGHVRDGIAVPQCLAAGEKLAARALGGVEK, encoded by the coding sequence ATGCGCCTGCGCCAAGCACCAACAACAAAAGCGCAAAACCCAGTTAGCCTGCGCGGCCGTTTTAGTGTATCAACTCAGCTCAACGTGGGCACTTCCTCTTCACAACTTCCCGTCGCCATCCTTGGCGGCGGCATCACCGGGCTGGCAGCGGCACACCGTTTGGCCCGCCAAGGCCGCGCCTTCCGGCTCTTCGACGCCGCACCGCGCCTCGGTGGCAACATCCGCAGCGAGCGCGCCGGCGACTGGCTGCTCGAAGCCGGCCCCAACTCCCTGCAACTCACGCCCGCACTGGCCGCTCTCTGCGCCGAACTCGGGCTGAACCCGCTCATCGCTTCGCCTGCCGCAAAAAACCGTTACCTCGTCCGCAATGGCCGCGTCCTCGCCGCCCCCGCATCGGCCCCGGGTTTTGTTAAAACTCCGCTGTTCAGCGCCCGCGCCAAAATCCGGCTTTTCGGCGACCTTTTTCTACGTCCCCGCCAACGCCCCGCAGATGTCTGCCTAGCTGACTTTGTCGCCGAGCACTTTGGCACCGAGCTGGTCGACTACGGCCTGCGCGCCTTTGTTGCCGGGGTCTACGCCGGGGACGCCAGTCAGCTCTCCGCGCGCCTGAGTTTTCCGTCGCTGTGGGAAGCCGAGCGCAGCCACGGCTCGATCATTCGCGGCATGATCGCCTCCGCTAAAGCCAAAAAAGCCCGTGGCGAAGCGCGGGGGCCGACTCCACTGATCAGCTTCCCCGAGGGTCTCGAAGCACTGCCTCTCGCCCTCGCCGCCCGCCTGCCCTCGGGCAGCGTTGCGTTGCAGGCCCGCGTCACCGCGCTGGTACCCGACACCGAGCCCGCCAAAACCTGGACCGTGCACTGGACCAGCCCTGATCAGGCGAGCCACTGTGAAACCTTCGCCTCCGTCATCCTCGCGCTGCCCGCGGCGGCCCTCGCCGCTTTGCTGATCGGGGCTGCGGGAGCACTAGCCACACGCCCCCTGGCCGGTCTCGAGCCGATCACCTACCCGCCGGTGTCCTCGCTCTTTCTGGGCTACCGACGTGAGCAGGTCCGCCATCCGCTTGATGGTTTCGGCATGTTGATTCCGCCTGCGGAAAAACGCGACGTGCTCGGCGTGTTGTTTAACTCCACTCTTTTCCCCGGTCGCGCCCCAAACGGCCACGTCGGCATCACCGTGATGACCGGCGGGGCGCTCCGGCCGGAGATGGCGTTGGTTGATGACCAAACGCTACTCGCCCGCGTGAGTACCGAGCTTGGTTCACTGCTCGGGGTGAGCGGCGCACCGGTGTTTATGCGCCGCAACGTCTGGCCTAAGGCCATTCCGCAATACAACCTCGGCTACGAGCGTTTCCTCGACCAAATCATCGGTGTGGAAACCGCGCACCCGGGCTTATTGATCGGGGGTCATGTACGCGACGGCATCGCGGTCCCCCAATGCCTCGCAGCAGGCGAAAAACTCGCGGCACGAGCTTTGGGTGGAGTTGAAAAATAA
- the purH gene encoding bifunctional phosphoribosylaminoimidazolecarboxamide formyltransferase/IMP cyclohydrolase, with protein MQKLALLSVSDKTGLVDFATALVQQHGYKLLSTGGTAKLLAEKGLPVTEVSQHTGFPEMMEGRVKTLHPKIHGGLLCRRDKADHLAAAQAHGIDLIDLVVVNLYPFEQTVAKKGVHFEEAIENIDIGGPSMLRSAAKNHESVTVVVDHNDYPAVLAAFAEPAALAALRRKLALKVFQRTGAYDTAIAKYLESQADEPSLDALSGLPETLTLTYKKAQSLRYGENPHQQAALYGTFNDHFQQLQGKELSYNNILDITSATYLIGEFEKPTLAILKHTNPCGVACADDLDTAWEKAYSTDRQAPFGGVIIVNRTLEASLAAKIADIFTEVIIAPSFSAEALAIFGKKKNLRLMIAKDGLGADSLQDVRSVVGGLLVQDRNKLLGNPRDFKVVTKRQPTQEEWDTMMFGWRVCKHVKSNAIVYVKNEQTLGVGAGQMARVDSSKVAVWKAGEAKLDLHGSVVVSEALFPFADGLIAAAEAGATAAIQPGGSVRDAEVIAAADERGMAMVFTSIRHFKH; from the coding sequence ATGCAAAAACTGGCCCTTCTTTCAGTGAGCGACAAAACCGGTTTGGTGGACTTCGCCACCGCCCTCGTCCAGCAGCACGGCTATAAGCTGCTCTCCACCGGCGGCACCGCCAAACTGCTCGCCGAAAAGGGCTTGCCCGTCACCGAGGTGAGCCAGCACACCGGCTTTCCCGAGATGATGGAGGGGCGCGTCAAAACCCTGCACCCCAAGATCCACGGTGGCCTGCTCTGCCGCCGCGACAAGGCCGACCACCTCGCCGCTGCCCAAGCCCACGGCATCGACCTGATAGACCTCGTGGTGGTTAACCTTTACCCGTTCGAGCAAACCGTCGCCAAGAAGGGCGTCCATTTTGAAGAGGCCATCGAGAACATCGATATCGGCGGCCCCTCCATGCTGCGCAGCGCCGCCAAGAACCACGAGAGCGTCACCGTGGTGGTTGACCACAACGATTACCCCGCCGTACTCGCCGCCTTCGCCGAACCCGCCGCGCTGGCCGCCCTACGCCGCAAGCTCGCTCTCAAGGTTTTCCAGCGCACCGGCGCCTACGACACCGCCATCGCCAAGTACCTCGAATCCCAGGCCGACGAGCCCAGCCTCGACGCCCTCAGCGGTCTGCCCGAAACCCTCACGCTCACCTACAAAAAGGCCCAATCGCTGCGTTACGGCGAAAACCCCCACCAGCAGGCCGCCCTTTACGGTACGTTCAACGACCACTTCCAGCAACTCCAGGGCAAGGAACTGTCCTATAATAACATTTTGGACATCACCTCGGCCACCTACTTGATCGGTGAGTTCGAGAAACCCACGCTCGCGATCCTCAAGCACACCAACCCGTGCGGCGTCGCCTGTGCCGACGATCTCGATACCGCCTGGGAAAAAGCCTACTCGACCGACCGCCAGGCCCCATTTGGCGGCGTCATCATCGTCAACCGCACGCTGGAGGCCAGCCTCGCCGCCAAGATCGCCGACATTTTTACCGAGGTCATTATCGCCCCGTCTTTCAGCGCCGAAGCGCTGGCGATTTTCGGCAAAAAGAAAAACCTGCGCCTGATGATCGCCAAGGACGGCCTTGGTGCCGATTCGCTGCAAGACGTGCGCTCGGTGGTCGGTGGTCTGCTGGTGCAGGACCGCAACAAGCTTTTGGGCAACCCGCGCGACTTCAAGGTCGTCACCAAACGCCAGCCCACCCAGGAAGAATGGGATACGATGATGTTCGGCTGGCGCGTGTGCAAACACGTCAAATCCAACGCCATTGTGTACGTTAAAAATGAGCAGACCCTCGGCGTCGGCGCCGGCCAGATGGCACGCGTGGACAGCTCGAAGGTGGCAGTCTGGAAAGCCGGCGAAGCCAAGCTCGACCTACACGGTTCGGTGGTGGTTTCGGAAGCGCTTTTCCCGTTTGCCGACGGCCTGATTGCCGCCGCCGAAGCCGGTGCGACCGCCGCGATCCAGCCCGGTGGCAGCGTGCGTGACGCCGAGGTGATCGCCGCCGCCGACGAGCGCGGCATGGCCATGGTGTTCACCAGCATCCGCCACTTTAAACACTGA
- a CDS encoding transcriptional repressor — MSTPTIHSDALAQKLADSGLRNTPQREFVYDALLTKRDHPTADEVYARVKTQLPGISLATVYNCLETLVQCNLVRVVNFERAPTRYCPHLHPHAHFHDESTGATHDIELPDQLLNSIKAVLPPGYSADAVEITFRGKLPSPR, encoded by the coding sequence ATGTCCACGCCCACGATACACTCCGACGCCCTTGCGCAAAAGCTCGCTGACAGCGGCCTGCGCAACACCCCGCAGCGCGAGTTCGTCTACGACGCGCTGCTCACCAAACGCGACCACCCGACCGCCGACGAGGTTTACGCCCGGGTCAAAACCCAGCTTCCCGGCATCTCACTAGCCACGGTTTACAACTGCCTGGAAACCTTGGTGCAGTGCAACCTGGTGCGCGTCGTGAACTTCGAACGCGCGCCGACGCGTTATTGCCCGCACCTGCACCCGCACGCGCATTTCCACGACGAGTCCACCGGGGCCACCCACGACATCGAGTTGCCCGACCAGCTTTTGAATTCGATCAAAGCCGTGCTGCCGCCCGGTTACAGTGCCGACGCCGTCGAAATCACCTTTCGAGGGAAACTTCCCTCACCGCGCTGA
- the sufC gene encoding Fe-S cluster assembly ATPase SufC: MSSLEIRDLFVSLAATPEKPIVKGLNLTIKTGEVHAIMGPNGTGKSTLSKAIAGHPDYVITSGDVLLDGKSILEMEPDERARAGLFLAFQYPSEIPGVSIANFLRAAVQARMAEGEELDATGYYKRLYSKMDLLKIDRKFTSRSVNEGFSGGEKKRCEILQMAMLEPKFSLMDETDSGLDIDALKIVAEGVNAMRGDKLGVLLITHYQRLLDYIVPDFVHVMYDGRIVKSGDKSLALELEAKGYDWIKTELAAV; this comes from the coding sequence ATGTCCTCACTCGAAATCCGCGATCTGTTCGTTTCCCTGGCCGCCACTCCCGAAAAACCCATCGTCAAGGGTCTTAACCTGACGATCAAAACCGGCGAGGTTCACGCCATCATGGGGCCCAACGGCACCGGTAAATCCACCCTGTCCAAGGCTATCGCCGGGCACCCTGACTATGTGATCACCTCGGGCGACGTCCTTCTCGACGGCAAATCGATCTTGGAAATGGAGCCCGACGAGCGCGCCCGCGCCGGCCTATTCCTGGCCTTCCAGTACCCGTCCGAAATCCCCGGCGTTTCCATCGCCAACTTCCTGCGCGCCGCCGTCCAGGCCCGCATGGCCGAGGGCGAGGAGCTCGACGCCACCGGTTATTACAAGCGCCTCTATTCCAAGATGGACCTGCTCAAGATCGACCGGAAGTTCACCTCCCGCTCGGTCAACGAGGGTTTCTCCGGCGGCGAAAAGAAGCGCTGCGAGATCCTCCAAATGGCCATGCTCGAGCCCAAGTTCTCCCTGATGGACGAGACCGACTCCGGCCTCGACATCGATGCCCTAAAGATCGTTGCCGAAGGTGTTAACGCCATGCGCGGCGACAAGCTCGGCGTGCTCCTGATCACCCACTACCAGCGCCTGCTCGACTACATCGTGCCCGATTTCGTGCACGTCATGTACGACGGCCGCATCGTCAAATCCGGCGACAAGTCCCTCGCTCTCGAACTCGAAGCCAAGGGCTACGACTGGATCAAAACCGAGCTCGCCGCCGTCTAA
- the sufB gene encoding Fe-S cluster assembly protein SufB, producing MSDIDTLIADVNAVENPAVGIDQAAGDFTYDVKYEFDAGTGLSEQTVRYISSVKKEAPWILEFRLAALKKFLSMPMPTHWATTDLNNIDFDKIRYYLSQGQKPKRTWDEVPDDIKKTFERLGIPEQERKFLAGVEAQFDSEAAYSNIKDIVAKQGVIFCNSTEALREHPEIFKKFFGKVIPTGDNKFSALNSAVFSGGSFIYVPKGVKVAQPLQAYFRINAENFGQFERTLIIADEGSEVTYMEGCTAPKFSTSTLHSAVVELVALKGAKIQYITVQNWANNVFNLVTKRGVAHEDAEIKWIDCNIGSRLTMKYPGVILKGKRARGEVISIALANDGQHQDTGAKMIHAADDTTSVIVAKSISVGQGRSTYRGVVHIPKHLKGCKNNTECDALLINSNSRTDTYPAIVVRGDTHSVQHEASVSKVNEEQIFYMQQRGLTEAQAMSLAVNGFVNDLVRQFPMEYSVELKRLIDLEMEGSVG from the coding sequence ATGTCCGACATCGACACCCTTATCGCCGACGTAAACGCCGTTGAAAACCCAGCCGTTGGCATTGACCAGGCCGCCGGCGATTTCACCTACGACGTGAAGTATGAATTCGACGCGGGCACCGGCCTCTCGGAGCAGACCGTGCGTTACATCAGCTCGGTTAAAAAGGAGGCACCGTGGATCCTTGAATTCCGCCTCGCCGCGCTGAAGAAGTTCCTCTCGATGCCCATGCCGACGCATTGGGCGACGACGGACCTCAACAACATCGATTTCGACAAGATCCGTTATTACCTCTCGCAGGGCCAGAAGCCCAAGCGCACGTGGGACGAGGTGCCCGACGACATCAAAAAGACCTTCGAGCGTCTCGGCATCCCCGAGCAGGAGCGCAAGTTCCTCGCCGGCGTCGAGGCCCAGTTCGACTCCGAGGCGGCCTACTCGAACATCAAGGACATCGTCGCCAAACAGGGCGTCATTTTCTGCAACTCCACCGAGGCCCTGCGCGAGCACCCGGAGATTTTCAAAAAATTCTTCGGCAAGGTCATCCCCACCGGTGACAACAAGTTCTCCGCTCTTAACAGCGCGGTGTTCTCCGGCGGTTCGTTCATCTACGTTCCAAAGGGCGTCAAGGTCGCCCAGCCGCTGCAGGCCTACTTCCGCATCAACGCGGAAAACTTCGGCCAGTTTGAGCGCACCCTGATCATCGCCGACGAGGGCTCCGAGGTCACCTACATGGAAGGCTGCACCGCCCCCAAGTTCTCCACCTCCACGCTGCACTCGGCGGTGGTCGAGCTGGTCGCTCTCAAGGGCGCCAAGATCCAGTACATCACGGTCCAGAACTGGGCCAACAACGTGTTCAACCTGGTCACCAAACGCGGCGTTGCCCACGAGGACGCCGAGATCAAGTGGATCGACTGCAATATCGGCAGCCGCCTGACGATGAAGTACCCGGGTGTTATCCTGAAGGGCAAGCGCGCCCGCGGTGAGGTCATCTCGATCGCCCTGGCCAACGACGGCCAGCACCAGGACACCGGCGCCAAGATGATCCATGCCGCCGACGACACCACCTCGGTGATCGTCGCCAAGTCGATCAGCGTCGGTCAGGGCCGCAGCACCTACCGCGGTGTGGTCCACATCCCGAAGCACCTCAAGGGTTGCAAAAACAACACCGAGTGCGACGCGCTGTTGATCAACTCCAACAGCCGCACCGACACCTATCCGGCCATCGTTGTCCGCGGTGACACCCACTCGGTGCAGCACGAAGCGAGCGTGTCGAAGGTCAACGAGGAGCAGATCTTTTATATGCAGCAGCGCGGTCTGACCGAGGCCCAGGCGATGAGCCTTGCGGTCAACGGCTTTGTTAACGACCTGGTGCGCCAATTCCCGATGGAATACTCGGTCGAGCTCAAGCGCCTCATCGACCTTGAAATGGAAGGCTCGGTCGGCTGA
- the sufD gene encoding Fe-S cluster assembly protein SufD: MSATATVLSAPPITGLDAARFALHLSQRGYLPAWWLETKKAAWNQFNALPMPSRTDETWRFSSLATLDLTGFELPEDASQHIPHLSDFPHVAEIIFSNRQLVARSTVPADLAAKGVIFAPLDEALTQHSELVRKYFQKHPANLGSEKFVALNTAFTGAGALLFVPKGVEIATPFVLQHTLSGANKATFPHTIVILEDNAKATLVEYFVSADQSRHLCSGVNDLLAGPGAQLTYVGAQNWSKDTLAFQTNSIAVERDAKVLSLNVHLGGRQARHESHSRLLGPGAHSEMLALTVANGAQEFDQRTLQTHISPNTTSNLLYKNALLDTAKTIFSGLIIVEPDAQKTDAYQKNRNLMLSDEAEAHSLPGLEIQANDVKCSHGSTSARIEPEQEFYLQARGIKPANAKEMLVFAFFEEVLNQLSNDELHASLRGLIESKFAKR, translated from the coding sequence ATGTCCGCCACCGCCACTGTCCTCTCCGCTCCTCCCATCACCGGCCTTGATGCCGCGCGCTTCGCGCTGCACCTCTCCCAGCGTGGCTACCTGCCCGCTTGGTGGTTAGAGACCAAGAAGGCCGCCTGGAACCAGTTCAACGCCCTGCCGATGCCCTCGCGCACCGACGAGACTTGGCGTTTCTCCAGCCTGGCCACCCTCGACCTGACCGGCTTTGAGCTGCCCGAGGATGCGTCCCAACACATCCCCCACCTCTCGGATTTCCCCCACGTCGCCGAAATCATTTTCTCTAATCGCCAGCTGGTCGCGCGTAGCACGGTGCCCGCCGATCTGGCCGCCAAGGGCGTGATCTTCGCCCCGCTCGACGAAGCCCTCACCCAGCACAGCGAGCTGGTGCGCAAGTATTTCCAAAAACACCCCGCCAACCTCGGTTCGGAAAAGTTTGTTGCCCTCAACACCGCCTTCACCGGCGCCGGCGCCCTGCTCTTCGTTCCCAAGGGCGTCGAAATCGCCACACCATTTGTGCTTCAGCACACGCTCTCCGGAGCCAATAAGGCGACCTTCCCCCACACCATCGTCATCCTCGAAGACAACGCCAAGGCCACCTTGGTTGAATACTTCGTCTCCGCCGACCAGTCCCGCCACCTCTGCTCGGGCGTCAACGACCTACTTGCCGGTCCCGGCGCTCAGCTCACCTACGTGGGCGCGCAAAACTGGTCCAAGGACACCCTCGCCTTCCAGACCAACTCAATCGCCGTCGAGCGCGACGCCAAAGTCCTTTCGCTCAACGTCCACCTAGGCGGCCGCCAGGCCCGCCACGAGTCGCACTCCCGCCTGCTCGGCCCCGGCGCGCACTCCGAGATGCTCGCGCTCACCGTCGCCAACGGCGCCCAGGAGTTTGACCAACGCACGCTGCAGACCCACATCTCGCCGAACACCACGTCGAACCTGCTCTACAAAAACGCCCTGCTCGACACCGCGAAGACCATTTTCTCCGGTCTGATCATCGTCGAACCCGACGCGCAGAAGACCGACGCCTACCAGAAGAACCGCAACCTGATGCTCTCCGACGAGGCCGAGGCACACAGCCTGCCCGGTTTGGAAATTCAGGCCAACGACGTGAAGTGCAGCCACGGCAGCACCAGCGCGCGCATCGAACCCGAGCAGGAGTTTTATTTGCAAGCCCGCGGCATCAAACCGGCCAACGCCAAGGAGATGCTCGTCTTCGCCTTCTTTGAGGAAGTCCTCAACCAGCTCTCCAACGACGAGCTCCACGCCTCCCTGCGTGGCCTGATCGAGTCGAAGTTCGCTAAGCGCTAA